A DNA window from Malus domestica chromosome 12, GDT2T_hap1 contains the following coding sequences:
- the LOC103451270 gene encoding agamous-like MADS-box protein AGL80 has protein sequence MTRRKPKLAFIENDSSRKATFRKRRTGFMKKMYEINKLCDVPTCAIMYSPDMPQPDVWPDPSEVRRLIELLKNVPEKERNKKMVTHGMFLKQRIEKVQEKLNKLKKENREKELRMAMSQCLAGKPLNGLDFTNLHEMGWMIDEKLKDIAVTKSRKENELADINQPLVGQPPAHAASANENTQDAIQLAPWSVGDVLTSKFGDVDDQIMPLGD, from the coding sequence ATGACTAGAAGGAAGCCAAAACTAGCCTTCATCGAGAACGACTCGTCGCGAAAAGCGACATTCAGGAAAAGGAGGACGGGCTTCATGAAGAAGATGTATGaaatcaataaactttgtgaCGTCCCAACATGTGCTATCATGTATAGTCCAGATATGCCTCAACCTGATGTCTGGCCTGATCCTTCGGAGGTGCGACGCCTCATCGAGCTGCTTAAGAACGTGCCTGAGAAGGAGCGAAACAAAAAGATGGTGACCCATGGGATGTTTCTGAAGCAGAGGATCGAAAAGGTGCAGGAGAAGCTGAACAAGTTGAAGAAAGAAAACCGAGAGAAAGAACTTCGGATGGCCATGAGCCAATGCCTCGCGGGGAAACCCTTAAATGGCTTGGACTTCACCAATTTACATGAAATGGGGTGGATGATCGACGAGAAGTTGAAGGACATTGCCGTGACTAAAAGCCGAAAGGAGAACGAGCTGGCAGATATAAATCAGCCCTTAGTTGGACAACCACCAGCGCATGCAGCATCAGCTAATGAGAACACTCAAGACGCCATACAACTGGCTCCATGGTCTGTGGGGGACGTGCTGACCTCAAAATTTGGTGATGTGGATGATCAGATAATGCCGCTTGGGGATTAG
- the LOC103451271 gene encoding agamous-like MADS-box protein AGL80: protein MAGRKKVKLAYIINDACRKASYNKRKKGFVKKMKEISILCDVPVCGILYSQYESRPIVWPNPLEVQRLITQFRNMPEDERNKKMVNHEMFLKQRIEKEQEKLNKLKKENREKQIRMLMNQCLAGRPLTGLNLDGLNDMDCMIKGSLTEIVTQIKSRKEKELAEMNQPQVAPPQVLAATTDQNMHAAMETQVFDQSNIYTKQTVPWFLGDVPNQQFGFVDDQIPPL from the coding sequence ATGGCTGGGAGGAAGAAGGTGAAACTAGCCTACATCATCAACGACGCGTGTCGAAAAGCATCATACAATAAAAGGAAGAAGGGCttcgtgaagaagatgaaggaaaTTAGTATTCTTTGTGATGTTCCAGTATGTGGTATTCTGTACAGTCAATATGAGTCTCGACCTATTGTTTGGCCCAATCCTTTAGAAGTGCAACGCCTCATCACGCAGTTCAGGAACATGCCTGAGGACGAGCGGAATAAGAAAATGGTGAACCATGAGATGTTTCTGAAGCAGAGGATCGAAAAGGAGCAAGAGAAGCTGAACAAGCTGAAGAAAGAGAACCGAGAGAAGCAAATCCGGATGCTCATGAACCAGTGCCTCGCTGGGAGACCCCTTACTGGCTTGAACTTAGACGGTTTGAATGATATGGACTGTATGATCAAGGGGAGCTTGACAGAGATTGTCACACAGATCAAGAGCCGGAAGGAGAAGGAACTGGCGGAGATGAACCAACCCCAAGTCGCACCACCACAAGTGCTTGCAGCCACAACTGATCAGAACATGCATGCAGCAATGGAAACGCAGGTGTTTGATCAAAGCAACATATACACAAAGCAGACGGTTCCATGGTTCCTTGGGGACGTGCCAAACCAACAATTCGGTTTTGTTGATGATCAGATCCCACCCCTTTGA
- the LOC103450810 gene encoding uncharacterized protein — translation MAYRYNGRQETGTRGNPQHQKEQAYQSSLVDDLADEFRLPINQRPTENVDLENVEQASLDTHIASSNVGFRLLQKMGWKGKGLGKDEQGITEPIKSGIRDPKLGVGKQEEDDYYTAEENIQRRKLDVELEETEESAKKREVLAEREQKIQTEVKEIRKVFYCELCSKQYKLAVEFEAHLSSYDHNHRKRFKEMKEMHGSSSRDDRQKREQQRQEKEMAKFVQIADARKQQQQLQQQQEESGPAPVSTELKSATTLADQDQRKALKFGFSSKGATSKPKISFGSAAKKPKVGVASVFGNDSDEE, via the exons ATGGCCTACCGGTATAACGGTAGACAGGAAACAGGCACCCGAGGCAACCCGCAACATCAGAAAGAGCAG GCATATCAGAGTTCACTAGTTGATGATCTAGCAGACGAATTTCGATTGCCGATTAATCAAAGGCCCACAGAAAATGTTGATCTGGAGAATGTGGAACAAGCATCATTGGACACACACATAGCATCATCTAATGTTGGTTTTAGGCTTCTCCAAAAGATGGGGTGGAAGGGGAAGGGGCTTGGGAAGGATGAGCAAG GAATTACTGAGCCAATAAAATCTGGGATTAGAGACCCAAAATTAGGAGTTGGAAAACAAGAGGAAGATGATTATTATACAGCAGAAGAAAATATCCAGAGAAGAAAACTCGATGTGGAATTAGAAGAGACCGAGGAAAGTGCAAAGAAGCGGGAG GTATTAGCAGAACGTGAGCAGAAAATCCAAACCGAGGTGAAAGAAATACGCAAGGTGTTCTACTGTGAACTCTGCAGCAAACAATACAAGTTGGCCGTGGAATTTGAAGCTCACTTAAGCTCATATGATCACAATCACAGAAAG CGTTTTAAAGAAATGAAAGAAATGCACGGTTCCAGTAGTCGGGATGATCGCCAAAAACGAGAGCAACAGCGTCAGGAGAAGGAAATGGCAAAGTTTGTTCAGAT TGCGGATGCTCgtaagcagcagcagcagttaCAACAGCAACAAGAAGAATCTGGGCCTGCCCCAGTTTCCACTGAACTGAAAAGTGCTACTACACTTGCAGATCAGGATCAACGGAAGGctttgaaatttgggttttcttCTAAAGGTGCAACCTCTAAGCCTAAG ATCTCGTTTGGTAGTGCTGCAAAGAAGCCAAAAGTCGGCGTGGCCTCAGTATTCGGCAatgatagcgatgaagaatag